Proteins encoded together in one Desulfomicrobium escambiense DSM 10707 window:
- the cutA gene encoding divalent-cation tolerance protein CutA, producing MSEILVYMTAPDLETARRIGRTLVERRLAACVNILPSIESMYWWDGSVQSEVETAFVVKTKGDLYERLQACVLGMHPYELPCIVALDIDRGHAPFLRWIDEQTGAAGGAHEMS from the coding sequence ATGAGCGAAATCCTGGTTTACATGACGGCCCCGGACCTGGAAACGGCGCGCCGCATCGGCCGGACCCTGGTGGAGCGGCGCCTGGCAGCCTGCGTCAACATCCTGCCGTCCATCGAGTCCATGTACTGGTGGGACGGCTCCGTGCAGTCCGAGGTCGAGACGGCGTTTGTGGTCAAGACAAAGGGGGATCTCTACGAGCGCCTGCAAGCTTGCGTTCTCGGGATGCATCCTTATGAACTTCCGTGTATCGTGGCCCTGGACATCGACCGCGGACACGCCCCCTTCCTGCGCTGGATCGACGAACAGACGGGGGCGGCCGGCGGAGCCCATGAAATGAGTTGA
- the tolA gene encoding cell envelope integrity protein TolA, with product MSYSLRHLSWVFSIALHLAVFIGGVYVSTDSHIKLNLNKRMYEVNLVGPPHKGKPGAKSAPRQAVTPESAPQKAAPKEAPVAKAPEEPKKPEKKAVPSETAKPVPTENATVAEAKPEEPKKEEPKKEEPKKEAPKKEEPKKDEAKKDEGKKEEPKKDAKDDKAKKAPSKEDILAEALGDVSKTAKQTRPGAEGAAKGSTKGGSKDALADALADAGREVSGRGTSGDGTAEDGEGEGESTGSLEDFYASQVIKVIRQNWRFPRLSNVVLATTVELRVNKGGEILGSRMVNGSGRSDFDASVMRAIEDTRKLPELPETLPTTFRITFYNTENG from the coding sequence GTGTCGTATTCCCTGCGTCATCTGAGTTGGGTCTTCTCTATTGCCCTGCACCTTGCAGTGTTCATCGGAGGAGTCTACGTTTCCACCGATTCCCATATCAAACTCAACCTCAACAAGCGGATGTATGAGGTGAATCTCGTCGGGCCGCCGCACAAGGGCAAGCCCGGCGCCAAGAGCGCTCCCAGACAGGCCGTGACGCCCGAGTCCGCGCCGCAGAAGGCGGCCCCGAAGGAAGCTCCGGTGGCCAAGGCCCCCGAGGAACCCAAGAAGCCCGAGAAAAAGGCCGTCCCATCGGAAACGGCCAAGCCCGTGCCGACAGAGAACGCCACGGTGGCCGAGGCCAAGCCGGAGGAGCCCAAGAAGGAAGAACCCAAGAAAGAGGAGCCGAAAAAGGAGGCTCCGAAGAAGGAAGAGCCCAAGAAGGACGAAGCCAAAAAGGACGAGGGCAAGAAGGAAGAACCCAAGAAGGACGCCAAGGACGACAAGGCCAAGAAGGCGCCCAGCAAGGAGGATATCCTGGCCGAGGCCCTGGGCGACGTGTCTAAGACCGCCAAGCAGACTCGACCCGGTGCCGAGGGTGCGGCCAAGGGTTCCACCAAGGGCGGTTCCAAGGACGCCCTGGCCGATGCCCTGGCCGATGCCGGCCGCGAGGTCTCGGGACGGGGTACCAGCGGTGACGGGACGGCCGAGGACGGCGAGGGTGAAGGTGAATCCACGGGCAGCCTGGAGGACTTCTACGCGTCCCAGGTCATCAAGGTCATCCGCCAGAACTGGAGATTCCCCCGCCTGTCCAACGTGGTCCTGGCCACGACCGTGGAACTGCGGGTCAACAAGGGCGGCGAGATTCTCGGCTCGCGCATGGTCAACGGTTCCGGGCGCTCGGACTTCGACGCTTCCGTCATGCGGGCCATCGAAGACACCAGGAAACTGCCGGAGCTTCCCGAAACGCTGCCGACAACGTTCAGGATAACTTTTTACAATACGGAAAACGGGTAG
- a CDS encoding PD40 domain-containing protein: MIRKLSLLVVLLCVVAAPVWGADVMSIDIFGPGQSRVNLFVADPLSKDSVGPLGAIPGNAPLELQQRIHANCAFLPFFNMLGGRDIVGGPNPGGYVTPNLDLKKFQLSRADVLVTAAWTPRPGGVGEVELRAYEVYTGRLIVGKGYSVNTNQQVPEVAARFCADLMEALTGQGDFFRSNIAFVKKEGNRKQIYMCTAQGLNLQKVTNLDGICVSPSWSHDGQKLVFVFLDKQFHNLCVWDRQTRSLEKKRLPGNTLIAPAFTKSGSVAISLDMSGNPEIYELKPDYSVGRPLEQNWGIDVSPDFDRSGQKMVFVSNRLGNPHVFLKNLGSGEVKRVSMTGKYNTGPSISPDGTQVVFAHMVNGVHKLFLADLISGQERQLTFGGGSDEDPTWSPDGYFIAFSSSRSGPKQIYLTTKHGDEPILIPTGPGEASSPAWGKL; this comes from the coding sequence TTGATCAGAAAACTCTCTTTGCTTGTGGTGCTCCTGTGCGTCGTCGCGGCTCCGGTCTGGGGCGCGGACGTGATGAGCATCGACATCTTCGGTCCGGGCCAGTCGAGGGTGAACCTGTTCGTGGCCGACCCGCTGTCCAAGGACAGCGTCGGGCCTCTCGGAGCCATCCCGGGCAACGCTCCCCTTGAACTGCAGCAGCGCATTCACGCCAACTGCGCCTTTCTGCCCTTCTTCAACATGCTCGGGGGCAGGGACATCGTCGGTGGGCCCAATCCGGGCGGGTACGTGACGCCGAACCTCGATCTCAAGAAGTTCCAGCTCTCCCGCGCCGACGTGCTGGTCACCGCGGCCTGGACGCCGCGACCCGGCGGAGTGGGCGAGGTCGAACTGCGGGCCTACGAGGTCTACACGGGCCGCCTGATCGTCGGCAAAGGTTACAGCGTCAACACGAACCAGCAGGTGCCTGAGGTGGCGGCCCGCTTCTGCGCGGACCTGATGGAGGCCCTGACGGGCCAGGGTGACTTCTTCCGGTCCAACATCGCCTTCGTCAAGAAGGAGGGCAACCGCAAGCAGATTTACATGTGCACGGCCCAGGGCCTGAACCTGCAGAAGGTCACCAATCTCGACGGCATCTGCGTCAGCCCCTCGTGGTCCCATGACGGCCAGAAGCTCGTGTTCGTCTTCCTGGACAAGCAGTTCCACAACCTGTGCGTCTGGGATCGCCAGACCAGGTCGCTGGAGAAGAAGAGGCTGCCGGGCAACACGCTGATCGCGCCCGCCTTCACCAAGTCCGGTTCCGTGGCCATCAGCCTGGACATGAGCGGAAACCCCGAGATTTACGAGCTCAAGCCCGACTACAGCGTCGGCAGGCCCCTGGAACAGAACTGGGGCATCGACGTCAGTCCCGACTTCGATCGTTCCGGGCAGAAAATGGTCTTTGTTTCCAACAGATTGGGGAATCCGCATGTTTTCCTGAAGAATCTCGGCAGCGGAGAGGTCAAACGCGTCTCCATGACCGGGAAGTACAACACCGGTCCGAGCATCAGCCCGGACGGCACGCAGGTCGTCTTCGCCCATATGGTCAACGGAGTTCATAAATTATTTCTTGCAGATCTGATCTCCGGGCAGGAACGCCAGTTGACATTTGGAGGGGGCAGTGATGAAGATCCGACGTGGTCCCCGGACGGGTATTTCATCGCGTTTTCGTCCAGCAGATCCGGACCGAAGCAGATTTATCTGACGACGAAGCACGGGGACGAACCTATTTTGATTCCAACCGGGCCAGGTGAGGCGAGCTCTCCGGCCTGGGGGAAATTATAG
- the pal gene encoding peptidoglycan-associated lipoprotein Pal: MKKLGIFGLIVLVFCLAMAGGCSKKVASTPAGATAAGSGDGYGTQGGLTAEQLEAQRLAELQRQAIEKIAADRIYFAFDSNELSQESRQILTDKAELLKSTPGLNLLIEGHCDERGTNEYNLALGERRARAAYEFLVLMGVDSSKMSIISYGEEYPAVQGSNEAAWSKNRRDEFKASAN; this comes from the coding sequence ATGAAGAAGTTAGGTATTTTTGGATTGATCGTGTTGGTGTTTTGCCTGGCCATGGCCGGCGGCTGCTCCAAGAAGGTGGCGTCCACTCCTGCCGGCGCGACTGCTGCCGGTTCCGGTGACGGCTACGGCACGCAGGGCGGTCTGACCGCCGAGCAGCTCGAGGCCCAGCGCCTGGCCGAACTGCAGCGTCAGGCCATCGAGAAGATCGCTGCGGATCGGATCTATTTCGCTTTCGATTCCAACGAGCTGAGCCAGGAATCCCGTCAGATCCTGACGGACAAGGCTGAACTGCTGAAGTCCACTCCCGGCCTGAACCTGCTGATCGAAGGTCACTGCGACGAGCGCGGCACCAACGAATACAACCTGGCCCTGGGCGAACGCAGAGCTCGCGCCGCCTACGAGTTCCTGGTCCTGATGGGTGTGGACTCTTCCAAGATGTCCATCATCAGCTATGGCGAAGAATACCCCGCCGTGCAGGGCTCCAACGAGGCCGCCTGGTCCAAGAATCGTCGCGACGAATTCAAGGCCAGCGCCAACTAG
- a CDS encoding bifunctional nuclease family protein: protein MVEMTVFGLALDEDSQMPILILKDTTEDIIFPIWIGAMEAMSISMALNKVPVPRPMTHDLILNILEKLAARLEAVEIVSIHEGTYYAELVLRSESGERRVDCRPSDSIALALRAEVPIRVSKEVIALNKTLQKGVFQEVVKGEDSEKWTDILSKYSLDDIKYKM, encoded by the coding sequence GTGGTAGAAATGACGGTATTCGGATTGGCCCTGGACGAGGATTCGCAGATGCCGATCCTCATTCTCAAGGACACGACGGAGGACATCATTTTCCCCATCTGGATCGGAGCCATGGAGGCCATGTCCATTTCCATGGCCCTGAACAAGGTGCCCGTGCCCCGGCCCATGACCCATGACCTGATCCTGAACATCCTGGAGAAGCTGGCCGCCCGGCTGGAGGCCGTCGAGATCGTGTCGATCCACGAGGGCACGTACTACGCCGAACTGGTGCTGCGCTCCGAAAGCGGGGAGAGACGCGTGGACTGCCGTCCGTCGGACTCCATTGCCCTGGCCCTGCGGGCCGAGGTGCCTATCCGGGTCTCCAAGGAGGTCATCGCCCTGAACAAGACCCTGCAGAAGGGCGTGTTCCAGGAGGTGGTCAAGGGCGAGGACAGCGAGAAGTGGACGGACATCCTCTCCAAGTACAGCCTCGACGACATCAAGTACAAGATGTGA
- a CDS encoding nitroreductase family protein, with translation MLKDIVAASRSYRRFDTSVAIPMQTLEDLVGLARLCPSAANRQPLRFILCNAPADNEAVFACLKWAAYLKDWDGPAPSERPAAYVIVVNTAHDWDMARIDLGIMAQTMLLGAVEKGLGGCMLGAIDRDRLRAHLGLAPELEISLVLALGKPAEDVSVVDVPADGSIRYWRDEAGRHFVPKRPMTELILGKREG, from the coding sequence ATGCTCAAGGACATCGTCGCCGCCAGCCGCAGCTACCGCCGTTTCGACACCAGCGTCGCCATCCCCATGCAAACCCTCGAAGATCTGGTCGGACTGGCCAGGCTTTGCCCGTCCGCGGCCAACAGGCAGCCCCTGCGCTTCATCCTGTGCAACGCGCCGGCCGACAACGAGGCCGTCTTCGCCTGCCTGAAATGGGCGGCCTACCTCAAGGATTGGGACGGGCCCGCGCCGTCCGAGCGTCCGGCCGCCTACGTCATCGTGGTCAACACGGCCCATGACTGGGACATGGCCAGGATCGACCTTGGCATCATGGCCCAGACCATGCTGCTGGGCGCGGTGGAAAAGGGTCTGGGCGGATGCATGCTCGGGGCCATCGACCGCGACCGGCTGCGCGCGCACCTCGGCCTGGCGCCGGAACTGGAGATCAGCCTGGTCCTGGCGCTGGGCAAGCCTGCGGAGGACGTAAGCGTCGTGGACGTGCCCGCGGACGGCTCCATCAGGTACTGGCGGGATGAAGCCGGAAGGCACTTTGTGCCCAAACGCCCCATGACGGAGCTCATTCTGGGGAAAAGAGAGGGATAA
- a CDS encoding MotA/TolQ/ExbB proton channel family protein gives MQQLGAATQLGGMPQFSFWEMIANATVVVQGVMTLLALMSLISWSIIFFKIIQINLGRRKALQERALFQNATNLADGVQTLREQGNSALYPIAKKGLQEFRRLEQSVIHPNLKFRVAGDNLRRVLEQGVTESLGDMSRSLAFLATCANSAPFIGLFGTVWGIMNSFHSIGQMKTAALAAVAPGISEALVATAIGLGVAIPATIAYNTFLGMINTVQSEMECFASEFLNRAQLELPWMNKRGE, from the coding sequence ATGCAGCAGCTGGGTGCCGCGACGCAACTCGGCGGCATGCCGCAGTTCAGCTTCTGGGAAATGATCGCCAACGCGACGGTCGTGGTGCAGGGCGTCATGACGCTCCTGGCGTTGATGTCGCTCATCAGCTGGTCGATCATCTTCTTCAAGATAATCCAGATCAACCTTGGCCGGCGCAAGGCTCTGCAGGAGCGCGCCCTGTTCCAGAACGCAACGAACCTGGCCGACGGCGTGCAGACCCTGCGCGAGCAGGGCAACTCGGCCCTGTACCCCATCGCCAAGAAGGGGCTGCAGGAGTTCCGCCGTTTGGAACAGTCCGTCATCCATCCCAACCTCAAGTTCCGCGTGGCCGGCGACAACCTGCGGCGCGTGCTCGAGCAGGGCGTGACCGAAAGCCTGGGCGACATGTCCCGGTCCCTGGCCTTCCTGGCCACGTGCGCCAACTCCGCCCCCTTCATCGGCCTCTTCGGCACGGTCTGGGGCATCATGAACTCCTTCCACTCCATCGGGCAGATGAAGACCGCGGCTCTGGCCGCCGTCGCCCCCGGCATCTCCGAAGCCCTGGTGGCCACGGCCATCGGCCTGGGCGTCGCCATTCCTGCGACCATCGCCTACAACACCTTTCTGGGCATGATCAACACGGTGCAGTCGGAGATGGAGTGCTTTGCCAGCGAATTCCTCAATCGCGCCCAGCTCGAACTGCCTTGGATGAACAAGCGGGGAGAATAG
- a CDS encoding histidinol phosphate phosphatase domain-containing protein: MIDLHTHTIFSDGVLVPAELARRAKVAGYRAVAITDHADASNMDLVVPRLAAMAREYSVYMDIAIVPGVELTHVPAALMAQEVERARTLGAQIVVAHGETIVEPVERGTNLAAIEAGVDVLAHPGLITPEEVRLAAQKGVLLEITTRAGHGYANGHVLALTRAFGARFVLNNDAHEPRDLVGADLRRRIALGCGMSEEEYRAADDHAWALVSRCLSQ, encoded by the coding sequence GTGATCGACCTGCATACCCATACGATCTTCAGCGACGGGGTCCTCGTTCCGGCAGAACTGGCGCGACGCGCCAAAGTTGCGGGATACCGCGCCGTGGCAATCACTGACCACGCCGACGCGTCGAACATGGACCTCGTGGTGCCGCGACTGGCCGCCATGGCGAGGGAGTATTCCGTGTACATGGACATCGCCATCGTCCCCGGCGTGGAACTGACGCACGTGCCCGCGGCCCTCATGGCCCAGGAGGTCGAGCGCGCCAGGACCCTCGGGGCGCAGATCGTGGTCGCCCACGGCGAGACCATCGTCGAGCCGGTGGAGCGGGGCACCAATCTCGCCGCCATCGAGGCCGGGGTCGACGTGCTGGCTCACCCCGGACTGATCACCCCCGAGGAGGTCCGTCTGGCGGCCCAGAAAGGCGTGCTCCTCGAAATCACTACCAGGGCCGGACACGGGTACGCCAACGGCCATGTCCTGGCCCTGACACGCGCCTTCGGGGCCCGGTTCGTACTCAACAACGATGCCCACGAGCCCCGCGACCTCGTCGGGGCGGATCTGCGCCGCCGGATCGCCTTGGGGTGCGGCATGTCGGAAGAGGAATATCGCGCCGCGGATGACCATGCCTGGGCTCTTGTGTCCCGGTGCCTTTCGCAGTAG
- a CDS encoding RrF2 family transcriptional regulator, with the protein MRLTTRSRYGTRLLLDIALNEDKGWVNTTDIARRQNISQKYIEKLITGLRRGGLIKSKRGPFGGHKLAKPALDITVGDVVRALEEKVALTQCAEGEPICGECSLAGECVTQFVWIEASNVLMNTLDSYRLGELISRKG; encoded by the coding sequence ATGCGTTTGACAACGCGAAGCCGCTACGGGACCAGACTTCTCCTGGACATTGCCCTCAACGAGGACAAAGGGTGGGTGAACACGACGGATATCGCCCGGCGTCAGAACATATCGCAGAAGTACATCGAGAAGCTGATAACTGGCCTGCGCCGCGGCGGGCTCATCAAGAGCAAGCGCGGCCCCTTCGGAGGGCACAAGCTGGCCAAGCCCGCCTTGGACATCACAGTCGGCGACGTGGTGCGCGCCCTGGAGGAAAAGGTCGCCCTGACCCAGTGCGCCGAAGGGGAGCCCATCTGCGGCGAGTGTTCCCTGGCCGGGGAATGCGTGACCCAGTTCGTGTGGATCGAGGCCAGCAATGTCCTCATGAACACCCTCGACTCCTACCGCCTCGGCGAGCTGATTAGCCGCAAGGGCTGA
- the miaB gene encoding tRNA (N6-isopentenyl adenosine(37)-C2)-methylthiotransferase MiaB, producing the protein MRFHILTFGCQMNVADSDWLSQALISRGWTESAEEDAQVFLVTTCSVREKPEQKVYSLLGRLKGYADRDPAVFVGVGGCVAQQIGEEFWNRFPFVRLVFGTDGTAMVPQALERLVEDPALRVSLLDFLDHYPEREQPEEGRVGAQAFVNIMQGCDNFCAYCIVPFTRGRQKSRSSDAIAAECESLVRRGARELTLLGQNVNSYGQDGHGDGTTFASLLRRISAIPGLARLKFTTSHPKDIAPEVVAAFGELPNLSPQLHLPVQSGSDAMLKSMGRKYTRERYLGIVRDLRAACPHIALTTDIIVGFPGETQRDFEDTLELMRQVRYESSFSFKYSDRPGVRAEKMNFKVPEEEKARRLAVLQDLQNRITAEELESRVGAEVDVLVEGTSRMQDGAALFWRGRDGGGRIINFPSPLPDLTGKMIRVRILAAKKHSLTGETRGEPW; encoded by the coding sequence GTGAGGTTTCACATTTTGACGTTCGGGTGCCAGATGAACGTGGCCGATTCCGACTGGTTGTCCCAGGCTCTGATTTCGCGGGGATGGACCGAATCCGCGGAGGAAGACGCCCAGGTTTTCCTGGTCACCACCTGTAGCGTGCGGGAGAAGCCCGAACAGAAGGTCTATTCCCTGCTTGGCCGCCTCAAGGGCTACGCCGACCGCGATCCTGCCGTCTTCGTGGGCGTTGGCGGCTGCGTGGCGCAGCAGATCGGCGAGGAGTTCTGGAACCGCTTTCCCTTCGTGCGCCTGGTCTTCGGCACCGACGGCACGGCCATGGTGCCGCAGGCGCTTGAGCGCCTCGTCGAGGACCCGGCCCTGCGCGTCAGTCTGCTGGACTTCCTCGACCACTACCCCGAGCGCGAGCAGCCCGAGGAGGGCCGCGTCGGCGCCCAGGCCTTCGTCAACATCATGCAGGGCTGCGACAATTTTTGCGCCTACTGCATCGTGCCCTTCACCCGCGGCCGCCAGAAGTCGCGCTCTTCCGACGCCATCGCGGCTGAGTGCGAGTCCCTGGTGCGGCGCGGGGCCAGGGAGCTGACCCTGCTGGGGCAGAACGTGAACAGCTACGGCCAGGACGGGCACGGCGACGGCACCACCTTCGCCTCCCTGCTGCGCCGCATCTCGGCCATTCCGGGCCTGGCGCGGCTCAAGTTCACGACGTCTCACCCCAAGGACATCGCTCCCGAGGTCGTGGCGGCCTTCGGCGAACTGCCGAACCTGAGCCCGCAACTGCACCTGCCCGTGCAGTCCGGCTCCGACGCCATGCTGAAGTCCATGGGCCGCAAGTACACGCGGGAGCGCTACCTGGGTATCGTCCGGGATCTGCGCGCGGCCTGCCCGCACATCGCCCTGACCACGGACATCATCGTCGGCTTCCCGGGCGAGACGCAACGGGATTTCGAGGATACCCTGGAACTCATGCGGCAAGTCCGCTACGAGTCGAGCTTTTCGTTCAAGTACTCCGACCGGCCCGGGGTGCGGGCCGAGAAGATGAATTTCAAGGTGCCCGAGGAGGAGAAGGCCCGGCGGCTGGCCGTGCTGCAGGACCTGCAGAACCGCATCACCGCCGAGGAGCTCGAGTCCCGGGTCGGCGCCGAGGTCGACGTCCTGGTGGAGGGCACGAGCAGGATGCAGGACGGCGCGGCCCTTTTCTGGCGTGGCCGGGACGGCGGGGGGCGCATCATCAACTTTCCTTCGCCCCTGCCCGACCTGACGGGCAAAATGATTCGCGTGCGCATCCTGGCTGCGAAGAAACACTCCCTCACAGGGGAGACCCGAGGTGAACCGTGGTAG
- the tgt gene encoding tRNA guanosine(34) transglycosylase Tgt: protein MKPGTFTIHHTDGASRAGELHTAHGVIPTPIFMPVGTQGTVKAVCPEDLKNLGARIILGNTYHLCMRPGDEMIARRGGLHKFMNWDRPILTDSGGFQVFSLSGLRKLTEDGVAFSSHLDGSKHFFSPEKAISIQRNLGSDIMMVLDECVPYGADYDYTKKSLGLTTRWAERCRKAYPQGSGGQLLFGIGQGGFFRDLREESIRQLIDIPFDGYALGGLSVGESKPEMMDILYHSAPLLPADKPRYLMGVGTPLDIIRGIDAGIDMFDCVLPTRNARNGTLFTSLGKVNIKRAEYTEDDGPLDPECSCYTCRNFSRAYLRHLYQAQEILSYRLNTIHNLAYFLQVVTGARKAIEDGTFQAYKARFENIYDT from the coding sequence ATGAAACCAGGAACATTCACCATACACCACACCGACGGCGCGTCCCGGGCCGGAGAACTGCACACGGCCCACGGCGTCATCCCCACCCCCATCTTCATGCCCGTGGGCACCCAGGGGACCGTCAAGGCCGTCTGCCCCGAGGACCTGAAAAACCTCGGCGCGCGCATCATCCTCGGCAACACCTACCACCTGTGCATGCGTCCCGGCGACGAGATGATCGCCCGGCGCGGCGGCCTGCACAAATTCATGAACTGGGACCGCCCCATCCTCACGGACTCCGGAGGCTTCCAGGTCTTCAGCCTTTCGGGACTGCGCAAGCTGACCGAGGACGGCGTTGCCTTCTCCTCGCACCTCGACGGGTCCAAGCACTTCTTTTCGCCCGAAAAGGCCATCTCCATCCAGCGCAACCTCGGCTCGGACATCATGATGGTCCTCGACGAGTGCGTGCCCTACGGCGCGGACTACGACTACACCAAGAAGTCCCTCGGCCTGACCACCCGCTGGGCGGAGCGCTGCCGCAAGGCCTATCCCCAGGGCAGCGGCGGGCAACTCCTCTTCGGCATCGGCCAGGGCGGCTTCTTCAGGGATCTGCGCGAGGAGAGCATCCGCCAGCTCATCGACATCCCCTTCGACGGCTACGCCCTGGGCGGCCTGAGCGTGGGCGAATCCAAGCCCGAGATGATGGACATCCTCTATCACAGCGCCCCTCTGCTGCCCGCGGACAAGCCGCGCTACCTCATGGGCGTGGGCACGCCGCTGGACATCATCCGCGGCATCGACGCTGGCATCGACATGTTCGACTGCGTGCTGCCGACGCGCAACGCCCGCAACGGCACCCTGTTCACGTCCCTGGGCAAGGTCAACATCAAGCGCGCCGAGTACACCGAGGACGACGGCCCCCTGGACCCCGAGTGCTCCTGCTACACCTGCCGCAACTTCAGCCGCGCCTACCTGCGCCACCTTTACCAGGCCCAGGAGATCCTGTCCTACCGCCTGAACACCATCCACAACCTCGCCTACTTCCTGCAGGTCGTGACCGGCGCCCGCAAGGCCATCGAGGACGGGACGTTCCAGGCGTACAAGGCCCGATTCGAAAACATCTACGACACGTGA
- the nth gene encoding endonuclease III — protein MTKPNIPARAEAIRERLARRYPVPRTELHWSSPWELLAATVLSAQCTDARVNQVTPHLFATWPDVEQMANAEVGEIEVVIRSTGFFRNKAKNLRAAAARIVETYGGQVPRTMEDMLTLPGVARKTANVVLSNAFGVQAGIAVDTHVRRISFRLGLTRETVPDRIERDLMKLFPQDDWGAVNHYLVLFGREVCTARKPACPVCELEDLCPKAGLDTKTATKRKPK, from the coding sequence ATGACCAAACCGAACATCCCCGCCAGGGCCGAGGCCATCCGGGAACGGCTGGCCCGCCGCTACCCGGTCCCCAGGACCGAGCTGCACTGGTCGTCGCCGTGGGAACTGCTGGCCGCTACGGTGCTTTCCGCCCAGTGCACCGACGCGCGGGTCAACCAAGTCACTCCGCATCTCTTTGCCACGTGGCCGGACGTGGAGCAAATGGCAAATGCCGAAGTGGGGGAAATCGAGGTCGTCATCCGCTCGACGGGCTTCTTCCGCAACAAGGCCAAAAACCTGCGAGCCGCCGCGGCCAGGATCGTCGAGACCTACGGTGGCCAGGTCCCCCGGACCATGGAGGACATGCTGACCCTGCCCGGCGTGGCGCGCAAGACGGCCAACGTCGTCCTGTCCAACGCCTTCGGCGTCCAGGCCGGCATCGCCGTGGACACGCACGTAAGGCGCATCTCCTTCCGCCTGGGCCTGACCCGCGAGACCGTGCCGGACAGGATCGAGCGCGACCTGATGAAACTTTTCCCCCAGGACGACTGGGGCGCCGTGAACCACTACCTGGTCCTCTTCGGCCGGGAGGTCTGCACGGCCCGCAAGCCGGCCTGCCCGGTATGCGAACTCGAGGACCTGTGCCCCAAGGCGGGCCTGGACACCAAAACCGCAACGAAACGAAAACCGAAATGA
- a CDS encoding ExbD/TolR family protein, translated as MGMQLNSGKGFLAEINVTPFVDVMLVLLIIFMVTAPMLTQGVEVDLPETKAVETLPEDSDTVVLHVLKDGTIKLDKYEVKIEDLGNHLKRMEMQKGKLLYLQADKDVAYGVVVKVMAEVRAAGVQKLGVVAEPEEEKL; from the coding sequence ATGGGCATGCAGTTAAACTCCGGCAAGGGCTTCCTTGCCGAGATCAACGTCACGCCCTTTGTGGACGTCATGCTGGTGCTGCTCATCATTTTCATGGTGACGGCGCCCATGCTGACCCAGGGAGTGGAAGTCGACCTTCCGGAAACCAAGGCGGTGGAAACCCTGCCTGAGGACAGCGACACGGTCGTGTTGCACGTCCTCAAGGATGGGACCATCAAGCTGGACAAGTACGAGGTCAAGATCGAGGATTTAGGCAACCATCTCAAACGGATGGAAATGCAGAAGGGTAAATTGCTGTATCTCCAGGCGGACAAGGATGTGGCCTACGGCGTGGTCGTCAAGGTCATGGCCGAGGTCAGGGCCGCCGGGGTGCAGAAACTCGGCGTCGTTGCGGAACCTGAAGAAGAGAAGCTCTAA
- a CDS encoding IS256 family transposase, translating into PCGHHKHLKSTNMLERLNEEIKRRTLVVRIFPNEESCLRLIRALAVETHENWIEANRYLDMSLLTELKKKALMELVA; encoded by the coding sequence TACCCTGCGGGCATCACAAGCATCTGAAGTCGACCAACATGCTGGAAAGACTCAATGAAGAGATCAAACGTCGGACATTGGTTGTCAGGATATTTCCCAATGAAGAAAGCTGCTTACGTTTGATCCGAGCCCTTGCGGTAGAGACGCATGAGAACTGGATCGAGGCAAACAGATACCTGGATATGAGCCTGCTCACAGAGTTAAAGAAGAAAGCATTGATGGAACTGGTTGCTTAA